Within the Saccharomyces mikatae IFO 1815 strain IFO1815 genome assembly, chromosome: 11 genome, the region AAAGCTTGATTGGGATGCGTTCCTCTCGAATGGTTGACTATGAACGAAGACGGTCGTACTTTTAGTCAACTTGGTCAAAATATCATCAAACAGAGCGGTTTCATAATTAGGGTACCTTGTTTTGTTAACGGTGTAGTTCATCAGGAAGAATTGTTTAGCAACGAAGCCgtttttagttttcttcataaaatTCACGTTGCATTCTAGCAATAGTCTTATAATTCTCAAGTCCCCATTGATGCATGCCATATGTAATGGGGTAAAACCAAACACATCTTGATCGTTTAAGTGCGAACCATATTTGATTAGTAATGACACGAGACTGTAACAGTTATTGAATGCCGCCAGGTGTAGTAAAGTTCTACCTCTGACATCACACATGGATAGATTGACGGTGGAAagattattgttttttttgaatgatcTAATAACCTCAATAATTAGTTGTTCATCGTTTATGTTTCGCATCATACTTGTGTATGAATTTGGAGAAATGTTTTGTGTCCCGGATCTTGCATTATTGTTTGATGTTGACGAATCGCTGCCAACAATTCTCTTCGCAATATTTCTGGCATCTTCTAATTTGCCATTCATTTTTAGACCCACAATCTGTAGAGCCAACTCAATCAGCTGCCTGTCGGTATCATCCACATAAGTGAAAATTGCTTTATCACCAGTATACTTGTTCGAATGCAGAATATCATTACCACTGTTATTGGTAGAAATACTAGTATTGCTATTGTTTCTCATAGACGCTTCATTCGAATCCACAATAGTAACCAATACCGGTCCAGGTTTAGATGATGGCGGCAAATAAGTTACCATTGTAGACTCGTTCCAGCATTGACTGGACAACGCTATGTTTTCGCCAAACTTGATGATTAAGCCCTGCTTAAAGTTTGAGCCGAGTAGAGTTACTTCTATACCTCCGTTGACAGAACCTTGAGCAGGAATGACACGTTGAATAGAAGGCTTGTTATTGAGGGGCATGGAAAAGCTGCTGTGGTTGGACACATGTTTAGAGGAGTCGACAAAGTTTTGAGGAAGACGAGAAAACGAGCTAGGAGTAGACATAAAGGGTTCGTTTGTCGAACGCTGTCTCTTGCTACTGTTTCTTACAGAAGTCGTACTGAAATCACTAGTTAGCGTGGTGAGAGCGGGATTCGACGAGCTATTGCGACCTGTGGAAGACCAGGAATCTAGTGAATGATGGAAATTGTTATCGTTGTTGCTCGAAAAATGAATatctgaaaaagaatggtTGCTGTCTTCACTTGAAGACTTCGGTGACGGAAAGTGTCTgtcattgttgtttgtTGCGgtaatattattaatattgtttttaaaattgttgtcatttttattgttattgtcaTCGTTATTACAATTGCCATCAAGAATGAAATTAGAGGAAATAACGaagtttttattgtttaGAGGTATAGGAAATTCAGATGGAAAGTTCAAGTCACTTTGCGGGGATGAGAAAGACCGAGTGTCATTTGTCATCGGTGACACCTGGGCATTGTTTGTACTAGTCGGAGTAGTGGTGTTGctagcattttttttgtccatGATCATTATAGGATCGGTTATTGTTTTGGCCAAAATGTCGCCGTTATGGTCCTTCAAGAGGAATAAGACCACAAACCCATTAGTCGCTTTGTGGTGTCTGCAGTAACAGACGATTCTTGTCGGTAGGTCAAAATTAGCAGCGTTAGAGCTACCGTCCAAACCGTTATTACTAACGATAAAAAGTTGTTTACTATTGAATATAATTGctcttttgttttcgttATTCTGCCAGATGGAGTTGTCGTTTAAGCCGGACTTCCTTCTTGAAgctcttcttttctctcGGTTGGTACACCTATTACAAACGTACGTCTGTTTATAGTTATTACTGTTGCTGTTAGAGGCGCACAAGAGAAATGCGTCCAGGAAAAGAGTCCTCTCGCTAATATCCTTATTGGTTATCGCCAAGTTGGTAGGATCATCTGAACTCGTGAAAAACTTGTCCTTCGCTATACAATCAGAAGGtaaatgaagaaagaaattttttcttgaatgtGAGTTTTTAATTCGAAAGCTTAACTTCATCTGAGTTTCTACTCTAGAGACCTTGGGTAACCCAATTATTTCCAGAGACAATGGCAGAGATTGCGGGTTAATGTTAACAAAATCCAGTGGATTGGCGTATGGCGTCCTCAGAGGCAGCTTCCTGCCGAACTGGATGTGTCGATCAAGTAATCCCTGCAGAGATTGGACATCATCCCTCAGCtcctcttcattttccttAACGGGTGCAATGGTTGTTGCCgccattattttttcctgGTTGGAAGATAACAAACCGGGGTCTTGCATAGAGGACACAGGGTTAAGCAGAGCAATATCCAGTAATTCTGATTCTAGCAGATCCAAGTCCGGAGTCCCACCGTTACGCTGTATATCGGTGTTGTAGCTGTGAAGCAGCGCGGGAACGTTTCCAGTCCCACTCATCATTTTTATGGATGTATTATTAGCGCAATTCAATAAGATGATGCTTTAGAGTACTGCAGTTTGGTTATATGAATGTCTCTCGCTGACCTTTTCAACTCTTGCGATCATCCTGCTTGGTGGTTGCTCCTTGCCGTTAAAACGAAGACGAAAAAAGCGGGAATATAGTAAAGTCACCTCGCACGAGCTTAGAAAAGAGCAGCAATAGAGAGAATAACCGATAATGCCAGGCCTTTCAGAGTCCTGTAGTGTCCTGTAGCCACCATGTTGCTACCCATGTGCGTGTTAGAGTACTGAGAGGCTTCCCCTCGATATTGGAGTGTCCAACAGTGCTCGCGCCACGTTTTAACTAGTCCTCGTGATAAAACACATCGAGCTAGTTTCGCTTTTGGCATTCTCACAATTTGGTTCTTAACTGTCGGTGCAGTCTTAATGTAACACTACTACGCTATGGTATATTATCTCGAGTGCTGGGAAATAGCGGATCATTGACAATGGAACAGTACGACTATTCAGATATTAAACCATTACCCATTCTGACAGACCAGCAGGATGAACTGTGCCGGATCATGTATACGGAGGACTATAAGCAGTTGATGGGACTTGCAAGAGCTTTGATCAGCGTCAACGAACTGTCAGCCAGGGCGTTACAGCTCACAGCCCAGGTGATCGATGTGGCGCCGGCGTTTTATACCATATGGAACTATAGATTCAATATCACCAGACACATGATGACAGAATCCGACGATACCGTCTCGTACTTGAACAAAGAACTAGACTGGCTGGATGAGGTCACGCTGAACAATCCTAAGAACTACCAGATCTGGTCGTATAGACAATCTCTTTTGAAGTTGCATCCCTCTCCCTCTTTTAAAAGAGAACTGCCCATCCTGAAACTCATGATTGATGACGACTCTAAGAATTATCACGTTTGGTCGTATAGGAAGTGGTGTTGTTTgttcttcaacaattttcagCATGAACTTGCTTATACCAGTAAGCTCATTGAGTTGGACATCTATAACAACAGCGCATGGACTCATAGGATGTTTTACTGGGTGAACTTCAAGGATGTGGCTTCAGAAGTGGAATTGGCGGATGAGCTCCAGTACACTATGGACAAGATCCAATTGGTCCCGCAAAATATAAGTTCGTGGACCTATTTCCGTGGGTTCCAAGAGCTCTTTCATAATAAGATTCAACGGGAAAGTGAAGTGGTCCAGTTTGCCACTTCCTTCATTGCGAGCGTATTGTCATTACCAATTGACTTACCACAGGATCTGCCTGAGATCGAGTCCTCATATGCGCTAGAATTTCTGGCAAATCACTGGAGTGCAGACCCACGTACCCAAGACAGCGCTGTCAAAGCCTATAGCTTGCTAGCAATCAAGTATGATCCCATTAGAAAAAACTTGTGGCATCATAAGATAAATAAACTGAACTGATTATATGTAAGCACTTTATTTGTACGAATATATTTATGTGTGAGCGTGTATGCACGTAGCCTTAGTCTAGTTCCACGAACCTACTACTGTTCTGAGACCCCCTTCGTTTTGTTCCCCTGTCGTTGATTCGTCCAAACCCATCCTCGTTCAATTGCTTCCTGAAAAACTTCGAACGTTTGGCCATATTTAGCGTCCTTGAATAGCACATCTCTCCCCAGGACAGATATCTGTGGATCCAACCACCCAATTGATATTGgttgtaaaaaaatatcatgcCCGTTTCCCTTCTTATTGCTGACAGGAGCATCGCTACCAATGTCCCTTCTACTACCCACCTTATCATTCCCAGCATCCTAAAAGGTACTTGGCGTTTTAATCTTCGCTTTTCCTTTACTTTGCACTTTGCCCTTGAGCTGTAACTGTTTCTTATTTTgataccttttttttaacctgtttttctcttctgtAGTCAACTGCTACTTAATGcaatggaaaagaaaggaaaaaaaatacaagagTAAATATAACAAGCAAAGCGTAAACGACTACGCCTTTTCTCTGTTTACCTCAACTGACAATGACTACTGTGTCCATTAGTAAACCCAGCCTGCTGAAGTTCAAACATGTTAAGAGCTTTCAACCGCAAGAAAAAGACTACGGGCCGGTAACCTCATTAAATTTCGACGATAATGGTCAATTTCTGCTGacctcttcttctaacGATACAATGCAACTGTATAGTGCCACGAATTGCAAATTTCTGGATACGATTGCCTCTAAGAAATATGGCTGCCACTCCGCTATCTTCACGCATGCACAAAACGAATGCATCTACTCTTCCacgatgaaaaatttcgaTATTAAATACCTTAATCTAGAGACGAACCAATATCTAAGGTATTTTTCCGGTCATGGTGCTTTAGTGAATGACTTAAAGATGAACCCAGTAAATGATACTTTTCTGTCTTCATCCTATGATGAATCTGTTAGGCTTTgggatttgaaaatttctaaACCGCAAGTAATTATACCAAGTCTCGTACCAAATTGTATCGCATATGACCCAAGTGGTCTCGTTTTTGCATT harbors:
- the SPT23 gene encoding Spt23p (similar to Saccharomyces cerevisiae MGA2 (YIR033W) and SPT23 (YKL020C); ancestral locus Anc_2.662) gives rise to the protein MMSGTGNVPALLHSYNTDIQRNGGTPDLDLLESELLDIALLNPVSSMQDPGLLSSNQEKIMAATTIAPVKENEEELRDDVQSLQGLLDRHIQFGRKLPLRTPYANPLDFVNINPQSLPLSLEIIGLPKVSRVETQMKLSFRIKNSHSRKNFFLHLPSDCIAKDKFFTSSDDPTNLAITNKDISERTLFLDAFLLCASNSNSNNYKQTYVCNRCTNREKRRASRRKSGLNDNSIWQNNENKRAIIFNSKQLFIVSNNGLDGSSNAANFDLPTRIVCYCRHHKATNGFVVLFLLKDHNGDILAKTITDPIMIMDKKNASNTTTPTSTNNAQVSPMTNDTRSFSSPQSDLNFPSEFPIPLNNKNFVISSNFILDGNCNNDDNNNKNDNNFKNNINNITATNNNDRHFPSPKSSSEDSNHSFSDIHFSSNNDNNFHHSLDSWSSTGRNSSSNPALTTLTSDFSTTSVRNSSKRQRSTNEPFMSTPSSFSRLPQNFVDSSKHVSNHSSFSMPLNNKPSIQRVIPAQGSVNGGIEVTLLGSNFKQGLIIKFGENIALSSQCWNESTMVTYLPPSSKPGPVLVTIVDSNEASMRNNSNTSISTNNSGNDILHSNKYTGDKAIFTYVDDTDRQLIELALQIVGLKMNGKLEDARNIAKRIVGSDSSTSNNNARSGTQNISPNSYTSMMRNINDEQLIIEVIRSFKKNNNLSTVNLSMCDVRGRTLLHLAAFNNCYSLVSLLIKYGSHLNDQDVFGFTPLHMACINGDLRIIRLLLECNVNFMKKTKNGFVAKQFFLMNYTVNKTRYPNYETALFDDILTKLTKSTTVFVHSQPFERNASQSSFNSSLFDDDVDHEQERNYFPINSSVPTSEPPNCNDNASFAIMDSDSGYDISDCESSSDEIALEFFNSHKIKDASSEDNQHRKSTKTSAEQDDSLWNRMLTRLNDELPTYEDLFPKKSKNWETGSKSVEIGSNYTQIIVDDPQTSSEDDELEALQIGFNTISKKQNFQNDKMLLFFWIPLTLVLLICFTLSKLGKDDDMFHNLSKIVQEYLRIGLAKVLLGNERMKASFKMQLSNFQNNNILNDMRAN
- the RAM2 gene encoding bifunctional protein farnesyltransferase/protein geranylgeranyltransferase (similar to Saccharomyces cerevisiae RAM2 (YKL019W); ancestral locus Anc_2.661), with protein sequence MEQYDYSDIKPLPILTDQQDELCRIMYTEDYKQLMGLARALISVNELSARALQLTAQVIDVAPAFYTIWNYRFNITRHMMTESDDTVSYLNKELDWLDEVTLNNPKNYQIWSYRQSLLKLHPSPSFKRELPILKLMIDDDSKNYHVWSYRKWCCLFFNNFQHELAYTSKLIELDIYNNSAWTHRMFYWVNFKDVASEVELADELQYTMDKIQLVPQNISSWTYFRGFQELFHNKIQRESEVVQFATSFIASVLSLPIDLPQDLPEIESSYALEFLANHWSADPRTQDSAVKAYSLLAIKYDPIRKNLWHHKINKLN
- the MCO12 gene encoding Mco12p (similar to Saccharomyces cerevisiae YKL018C-A; ancestral locus Anc_2.658), whose protein sequence is MLGMIRWVVEGTLVAMLLSAIRRETGMIFFYNQYQLGGWIHRYLSWGEMCYSRTLNMAKRSKFFRKQLNEDGFGRINDRGTKRRGSQNSSRFVELD
- the SWD2 gene encoding WD-repeat containing protein SWD2 (similar to Saccharomyces cerevisiae SWD2 (YKL018W); ancestral locus Anc_2.657) is translated as MTTVSISKPSLLKFKHVKSFQPQEKDYGPVTSLNFDDNGQFLLTSSSNDTMQLYSATNCKFLDTIASKKYGCHSAIFTHAQNECIYSSTMKNFDIKYLNLETNQYLRYFSGHGALVNDLKMNPVNDTFLSSSYDESVRLWDLKISKPQVIIPSLVPNCIAYDPSGLVFALGNPENFEIGLYNLKKIQEGPFLIIKINDSSFNQWNKLEFSNNGKYLLVGSSMGKHLIFDAFTGQQLFELIGTRAFPIREFLDSGSACFTPDGEFVLGTDYDGKIAIWNHSDSISNKILKPQGFIPCVSHETCPRSIAFNPKYSMFVTADETVDFYVYDE